A single window of Theropithecus gelada isolate Dixy chromosome 9, Tgel_1.0, whole genome shotgun sequence DNA harbors:
- the KCNK18 gene encoding potassium channel subfamily K member 18, whose translation MEASGHPQARRCCPEALGKLFPGLCFLCFLVTYALVGAVLFSAIEDGQVLVAADDGEFEKFLEELCRILNCSETVVEDRKQDLQGHLQKVKPQWFNRTTNWSFLSSLFFCCTVFSTVGYGYIYPVTRLGKYLCMLYALFGIPLMFLVLTDTGDILATILSTSYNRFRKFPFFTRPLSKWCPKSLFKKKPEPKPADEAVPQIIIGAEELPGPKLGKCPSRPSCSMELFERSHAREKQNTLQLPPQAMERSNSCPELVLGRLSYSIISNLDEVGQQVERLDIPLPIIALIVFAYISCAAAILPFWETQLDFENAFYFCFVTLTTIGFGDTVLEHPNFFLFFSIYIIIGMEIVFIAFKLVQNRLIDIYKNVMLFFAKGKFYHLVKK comes from the exons ATGGAGGCCTCCGGGCACCCCCAGGCCAGGAGATGCTGCCCAGAGGCCCTGGGAAAGCTCTTTCCCGGCCTCTGCTTCCTCTGCTTTCTGGTGACCTATGCCCTGGTGGGTGCTGTGCTCTTCTCTGCCATTGAGGATGGCCAGGTCCTGGTGGCAGCAGATGATGGAGAATTTGAGAAGTTCTTGGAGGAGCTCTGCAGAATCTTGAACTGCAGTGAAACAG TGGTGGAAGATAGGAAACAGGATCTCCAGGGGCATCTGCAGAAGGTGAAGCCTCAGTGGTTTAACAGGACCACAAACTGGTCCTTCCTGAGCTCGCTCTTTTTCTGCTGCACAGTGTTCAGCACCGTGG GCTATGGCTACATCTACCCTGTCACCAGGCTTGGCAAGTACTTGTGCATGCTCTATGCTCTCTTTGGTATCCCCCTGATGTTCCTCGTTCTCACGGACACAGGTGACATCCTGGCAACCATCTTATCCACATCTTATAATCGGTTCCGAAAATTCCCTTTCTTTACCCGCCCCCTCTCCAAGTGGTGCCCCAAATCTCTCTTCAAGAAAAAACCAGAACCCAAGCCCGCTGATGAAGCTGTCCCTCAGATCATCATCGGTGCTGAAGAGCTTCCAGGCCCCAAACTTGGCAAATGTCCTTCACGCCCAAGCTGCAGCATGGAGCTGTTTGAGAGATCTCATGCGCGAGAGAAACAGAACACACTGCAACTTCCCCCACAAGCCATGGAGAGGAGTAACTCGTGTCCTGAATTGGTGTTGGGGAGACTCTCATACTCCATCAtcagcaacctggatgaagtTGGACAGCAAGTGGAGAGGCTGGACATCCCTCTCCCTATCATTGCCCTTATTGTTTTTGCCTACATTTCCTGTGCAGCCGCCATCCTCCCCTTCTGGGAGACACAGTTGGATTTTGAGAATGCCTTCTATTTCTGCTTTGTCACGCTGACCACCATTGGGTTTGGGGATACCGTTTTAGAACACCCTAACTTCTTCCTGTTCTTCTCCATTTATATCATCATTGGAATGGAGATTGTGTTCATTGCTTTCAAGTTGGTGCAAAACAGGCTGATTgacatatacaaaaatgttatGCTATTCTTTGCAAAAGGGAAGTTTTACCACCTTGTTAAAAAGTGA